Within Deinococcus ruber, the genomic segment CTTGTTCAACCCGTCTGCGTGGATGCCGGCGCGGGTACGGTGGGCGTCTTTGCCGTACAGCGGATATTTCGCGGGCACCCCCTGCCCGAGCGTCTCGTAGATGCTGCTCAGGGCATTCAACTGGGTGAAATCGGGCGCGTTCTCCGCGAAGTACCCCATGCCCAGGAGATGCAGCACAACACCTTCCAGCGGGGCATTTCCCGTTCTCTCGCCTTTCCCCAGCAGGGTGCCGTTGATGGCCGCGCAGCCTGCGAGAACAGCTGACAGGCAATTCGCCACCACCAGATGGGTGTCATTGTGTGGGTGAAACTCCAAGTCCTCTCCGCGCACGTCGAGTGCCAGGAATTCGCCCACCATGCCTGGAACACTGCGAGGCCACGCGACGAATGTGTAGGGCAGCCCGAGGCCCATCGTGTCGCAGATGCGGAATTTCGGTCGTCCAGCGTCTCCATAGGGTGCTGCCAATTCCATCACTGCTTGCACGAATGGCAAGAGAAATTCGCGTGGTGCGCGAGTGGCATCCTCCAGATGAAGTCTGGGCTTGAGGCCCGCATCAAGGACCGTTTGCACGGCCTCCAGATATTTGCTGGCCGCCTGTGTTCTGCCGCCGGGGGTGAATTTATAGAAGGTATGGTAATCGCTGGCACTCGCCAACATCCCGGTTTCGCGCACCCCCAATGTGCCCACCAGGTCGGCGTCTGCGCGACTTGCACGAATCCAGGTGGTGGGTTCGATCGGTGCTCCCCCCTGAAAGCGCTCCACCGCTGCGGCCAACATCCTACGGTCGGAGGAACGGTAGACGAAGAATTCCGCCTGTCGAACTGCCCTGCTCGTACCGGTGAACGCACACATGACGTCGTACAGCTGGATCCCCTGCTCGGCGCTCAGCGGCAGTCCGCCCTGCTGTCCATCACGGTGGGTCGTCTCTGTTGTCCACGCGTGTGCAGGCAACGCTGGCGGACGCTGGGTCCACACGAACTGCGGGAACTGGTCATGAGGATAGGCATCTGGAAACAGGTTGGGCTCGGCACTGTCCTGAATGTGTGTCATGGAATATGGCCTCCTGCGTGTATGTTGCGAGACTTGATAAGAGTCGTCAATCTTGATTTTCCAATCAAGTTTAAAATCAGAAGATGCCCTTCTCTTTGTCGGCAGTGGAAGCCACCGAACGCCTGGGCGTGACCCGGGCGACTCTTTACGCATATGTCAGTCGCGGTCTGGTTCGTTCAGAAGCGGGCCAAGGTAAAACCAGGGCAAGGCGGTACTCCGCAGAAGATATCGACGCGCTGGTACGGCGGCGAGACGGACGCCGCGACCCTGAAAAAGTGGTACGAGGTGCACTCACCTGGGGGGCACCCGTTCTGGAATCCGCGCTCACCCTCATCACAGACGGACGCCTGTACTACCGGGGGCACGATGCAGTGAGCCTCGCGGAGAGCCGCACCCTGGAAGATGTCGCGGGGTTGCTGTGGACGGGCACGCTGCGGCCCATTCCCGTGCCGCTGCGTGCCCATCTCGCGCTGACACCCCTACGCGCCGAGGACAGTGTCCTGGAAGGCTTCGCGCATGCCCTCATCCACGCTGGAGCGCGTGACCTTCAAGCCCGTGACGCTCGACCTGAAGCCCTGCCAGCAAACGCCGCGCGTGTACTCTCCCTGCTGTTCGCAGTGAATGAACGCGTCCACGGCATTCCAGCTGCGCCCGATCTGACGCTCCACGAGCG encodes:
- a CDS encoding pyruvate carboxyltransferase, yielding MTHIQDSAEPNLFPDAYPHDQFPQFVWTQRPPALPAHAWTTETTHRDGQQGGLPLSAEQGIQLYDVMCAFTGTSRAVRQAEFFVYRSSDRRMLAAAVERFQGGAPIEPTTWIRASRADADLVGTLGVRETGMLASASDYHTFYKFTPGGRTQAASKYLEAVQTVLDAGLKPRLHLEDATRAPREFLLPFVQAVMELAAPYGDAGRPKFRICDTMGLGLPYTFVAWPRSVPGMVGEFLALDVRGEDLEFHPHNDTHLVVANCLSAVLAGCAAINGTLLGKGERTGNAPLEGVVLHLLGMGYFAENAPDFTQLNALSSIYETLGQGVPAKYPLYGKDAHRTRAGIHADGLNKFWPMYAPFNVPLLLGRPLELSLTKDSGLAGLIFLIKSHTGVELQKDNEELLSLHTHLNAAFEGGRQTAVEWEEIAPQVLDLISTQGGNAKRP